CATCAACATTCATTTCAATTATCTCCTTTATTTTTTCTGATTTTTTGATATATTCAGTATAGTACCGAGATAAAAAAATGACAGTACGCACATTTTTGTGCCCTAATTGATCGAAAGGAGATTTGCTGCATGAATATGACAAACTGGTATGATGGTTCCTGTGACGTTATTAATGCATTCACTATCATTAGCGGTCGGTGGAAACTCCCCATACTTTGGAGATTATCCTTCGGAAAAACGCGATATAATGAACTAAAAAGACAAGTATGCGGAATCACGAACATCATGCTTACTCGGTCTTTGCAAGAATTGGAACATCATGGACTGGTTGAACGAATCCAATATTCTGAAATTCCACCTCATGTTGAATATGGATTAACGGAACAAGGGAAAAAGCTCATACCCGGATTGACTGCTTTGAGAGATTGGGCAAAAGAGCAAGCGGAATTTGAACGAACACTTTAGTGAAATACTTTTATACTCCTGCTCTGTCCGTTTTGCTTAGCCAACTATTTAATAGATACAAAAAAACAAGTGCAGTCAGCCCCACAAGGGTTCATTGCACTTGTTCTTCTACCCACCCTCCTTAACAAAGAAAGGTATCATCCATTACACTTCGGGAACAGCCAGATAAGACCGGTACAGCACGATGTAGCCTTCCTCCGGAACCGTCACAGTGATTCTGCCGCTCACTTCCGTGTTGCTGCTGATTTTACCGCCCAGAACCGAGTAATATCTCCCCGGGGCCTTTCCTTTTTCCGGAAAGATTTCATATTCGCCCGGCGCGATATCTTTCCCGATTCGATACTTCCCGCTGATAAGAATCCCGCCGGTTATCTTGATAGGGTTGACGTTTTCCACCGATGTGAAACGATAATTACTGGATAAGGTTTCTCCGTCTGCCACCTGAACTGTCATACAATACAGGTCATCACTGAGTGCGGTTTCTCCGTTAATCTCGATGCTGTCCTTTCCAAGCATTTCTCCTGTCCAGAAGAAGTATTCTCCCGCAGGAAGATCTTGTCCTACCCGATAAAACCCTGGTTCGTATGCCTTCGGCTGACTCACAGCAAAGGAGATCATGGGTTCATGCTCCGCCGGATTAATATTTTCAGGATCCAGCTCTTGCGAGGAATCTGGCGTATCCTCCCCGTTCTGCGTTTGCTTGCCGTTCCCTGAATCATCCTGTTCCGGTCCGCCTTCGGCGGCAATCTCAGGGCCGCCCCCCTTCGGAGGTACCGTATCAGAATTTCCAAAACCAGCCTGCCCAATCCATGCTGCAAAGATCACTGCCGCTGTGAGCATTAAAACCACCGCAGCAAGCATTACCCGCTTAGGTCCTCCCTTAATTGAGAAGGGGCGTCTCTCAAAAAGCTTCTTCGCCACAGCATTGGCATCCGCTTCTGTCTCAACTCTTGTCTCAACTTCTTCAGCAAGTTCAATTTGGTCGGCTGCTGGCTCAGCTGCTTCCTCGGCTTCTTCCTCAGCAAGTTCAATTTGTTCGGCTGCTGGCTCAGCTTCTTCCTCAGCAAGTTCAATTTGTTCGGCTGCTGGCTCAGCTGCTTCCTCGGCTTCTTCCTCAGCAAGTTCAATTTGTTCAGTTGCTTCCTCGGCTTCTTCCTCAGCTTCTTCACCGGCTTCAGGCACCACCACTGCAACGCAGATATCACCCTGTGCTTCTTTAATAAAGTATTTTTCGATATTTTCTGTCAGCGCTTCGCTCACCGTTTCTCCGTCATACTCTTTGAGCCAAGCACCAAACGTCCCGCAAGCAGACGAGATTCCTTCTTCGCCGTAATTATAAAGGCTTGCGCAGGCCCCGCTGTTCATCAGAACCAATGTAAAATCCTGATCCATCAGGCCCATAGAGACCTTCAGGCTTTCTGCGCCCGGTTTCGCGGTTTCGAAACCAGCTTGCGGTTGATTGATAACAGACCAGCCTTTCTGCAGATCGCCTTCCCTCAGTCCCACGATGCCGTCTCCGCAGCAGCAGACAAGATATCGTCCGTTCTTCATTGCAGCCATAAGCAGTGGAACACCAACCCCTCTGCGGGCTGATCTTTGTTTCGTGTTTTGTGTGATCCCTTGTATCAGTTCCCGTCTCGCCTGCTCCTCTGTCATGGAATAGAGCTGTTCAAACCGCTCCGTTACGAATTGCAGCAAAACTTCCAAATCAGTCTCATGGTTTGATTTTGGGCTCTTTTTAGGAACTGTGATATTTTTTCCCTGAATCGCGCCCTCTATGGCAATGATAAAGATGCCGTTTTCTTCAGTAGTGACAACACTGCTTCTTAGCAGCGGCATCCCTCCCTGCTCGCTATTGCAGGGAACAGCCGCATACGCATATTTAAATTTCATTTTTACCCTCGTATCTTGTCAGAAATCATCTTTTTTAGATTATACCCCATCATTGCTGAATTTTCATACTGTTTTCAAATAAAACAAAGAACTATTTCAAAACAAAAAGACCGGGATAACCGGTCTTTTTGTCAAAAGGGCTAGTACTTATCTGATTCTCCCCCGAGTAAGATTGTCGGAGAATTTTGCCTGAATTGCGCTTCAGAAGCGGATGTGCCTTTACGATGCGCAGGAGCTGAAAGTTGCTTGTTCTGCGCAGGTGAAGCCAAACCCTTGATTTGGAAGGTTCCCACCATTTCTCTCAAATATTCGGACTGAGAAGATAATTCTTCACTCGCTGCAGCACTTTCCTCCGCCGTAGCCGAATTGTTCTGAATTACCATCGATACCTGTTCGATTCCCTTGTTGATCTGGGCGATTCCTGTGGCTTGTTCATTCGATGCCCCAGCAATATTGCTGACCAGGTCTGCAGCTTCGCCTACCTTGATGACAATTCCCTTCAGAGCTTCAGCTGTTTCCTTTGCAATCTTAGTTCCTGCTCCTGCTTTGGCGACAGAACCATCGATTAGTTCCGCTGTTTCCTTTACAGCTTTGGCACTCCTTGCCGCCAGATTGCGCACTTCCTCTGCAACAACAGCGAAGCCTTTGCCATGGAGGCCGGCCCTAGCTGCTTCCACAGCAGCATTCAGCGCAAGGATATTAGTCTGAAAAGCAATGTCGTCAATTACTTTTATGATTTGTGAGATATTAGCAGAGGATGCGTTGATTTCCTCCATGGAACGCAGCATCTCTTTCATATGCGCATTCCCCTTCTCTGCAAATTCCTTTGCCTCACTGGCGAGTTCATTTGCAAGATTGGCATTGACCGCATTTTGCTTTGTCTGTGAAGCAATTTCCGATATTGAGGCAGACAGTTCCTCCACAGAGCTGGCTTGCTCCGTAGATCCTTGGGACAGGGTCTGGCTTCCGTCGGACACCTGACGGGCGCCCGCATTTACCTGATTTGCCGCTTCACCGATATTCCCAAGTACTTCGCTCAAGGATGAAATAATACCGTTCAGCGAGTTTTTTATCTCCACAAAGTTCCCCTTGTATTCTGATTCAATTGCTAATTGGAGATTCCCCTCTCCGATCTGAGAAAGCACATGAGAAATTTCACCGATATATACCTGAAGATTTCCGATGGTAGCGTTCAGCGCCTCTTTAATCTTTGCGTAATCGCCCTGATAATTTCCTTCCATCAGTACATTCAAGTGACCTTCCGACATCTGCTCCAGGACAGCTGCGGCTTCATTGATCGGCTCGATGACAGCATCCATCGTTCGGTTAATTCCATCAATGATCTTCTCAAATTCTCCTTGGAATCTGCCTGTGTTTCCTCTGACTGTAAGCTGTCCTTTAACAGATGCTTCCGAAAGTGTGCCGGTTTCCTCCACCAGAGCTTCAATGTTCCTCATCATCGTAACCAGAGCCGGTACCAGCGTATCGTTGTCGCTTCGGCTTCCAATTGCCTTGAGTTCCGATAAATCTTCAAGATTTCCTATCGATACATTATTGATGATTCTGATGCTATTTTTTACCCGGTTTGACACTCCGTTTACAGAGCTTGCAATCTCCTCGAAAATGCCTTTATAATCTCCCTGCACCTGTACCGAATAATCGTTGACACTCATCTTCTTTAAGACATCCCTGGACTCCTTTAATCCGTCAAGTCCATCAATGCAAGCGTTAATACTCTCTTTGAGTTCGTTGAAATCTCCTTGGAACGTATCTGTAATCTTTTCTGGAATACTGCCGTTACCGATTTGCTGGATATAACCCGCTGTAATCGTCAAGGGGTTAATGACAGAATCCAGCGTTTCGTTAAAACCTTCTACAATCCTTCGGAAATCCCCGCCGTGCCTGGATCCGTCTGCCCGAGCCTGGAGCCGGCCTTCTTGGGCTGCTGATGCAAGCCCTCCCGCATCCTCGACCAATGCTTGAATTGCCTCGATGCACTTATTGATATCATTTCTAATCTCATTAAAGTCTCCGCGGTAATCCTCTTCAATCTTTTCCGGTATATCTCCCGTGCTGATTCGTTCAATATAGCTTGCAGAAAGCTTCAGCGGTTTGATCAGTGCATCAAGGGTACTGTTGATTCCTGAAATAATCTCCCGATACCCACCACTAAACCGAGTGATATCTCCTCTGGTTTCCAGCTTGCCGGAAGCCGCAGCTGCATTCAGCCCGCCTGCTTCTTCAATCAGATTTTTTAACGTGTCAATTACCGTAGCCATGCTAAATCCAAGAACATCCTTTTCTGATCTTGCCTGAATCTCCACCGACAAATCACCCGCTGCGATTCGCTCAGCAGCCTTTGACTGTTCCCGAATGTTATCCGCCATTGCAGCGAAAGCCCCAGCCAGCTCATCCAGCTCGTCGCTCATAACATTAACCCGATTTGTCTCAACGTCTACATCCCCCACTGCAAGCTTATGAGCAATAAAAGCCAGCTGCCTGATCGGTGTCACAATTCTTCTGGAAACAGCGACGATCATTACTCCTATGATAAGTAATACTGCAAATATGATTCCTAGGGTTACGCTCTGCAACGAATGATATGTACTGTGAAACTCCTGATTGGGCAGTGCCGTTGTTACAGTCCAGCCGGTATTTCCCACCTCCGAAAGGTACCCGTGAATTTCTTGGTTTCCATCGGTGTATTCAATACTTCCTGTCTGATGGCCTAAGATTGCATCCTTCACGTTATCGGACAAATCCGCATCCTTGACATTTGTATTTAGATAGTCTTTGCTCGGATGATAAATGATCTGGCCCGTACTGTCCGCAAGAATAAAGTATCCCGTATCTCCAAGCTGATAGCTCGCAATGGTCTCAGAAATTCCATCAAGCAGGAAATCAAGTCCTGCTGCACCGATAATTTCATTGGTACCCTCCCTGTAAATGGGAGTAACTGCGGTTACAACAAGCTTTCCGGTCAAAGCATCCAGATAGGGAGAGGTCATGGTCGGTGCATTCGCTTCAGCCATTTGAATAAACCAAGGTCTTTTTACCGCTACCCAATCAGGGCTTGAAAAATAACCGCTGGAAAGTACGAGCTGATTAGTATCCACATCAGCCACCCATGCTTCGATAATCGTGTCCGGCTCCATCGCCTTAACACTTGACAGCGAATTCTCAGCCTTTTTGAAGGAAGGTGCAAGATCCGCAGTCATACCTGGCTGCAGTTCCAGTACGATATCCTCCAGTTGACTGCTTTGCGCCATTGTCTCAGTAATTTTAAGGTATTCATTAAACCTTCCCCCGATGTCCTTGGCAGCCGCCTCTGATTCAGAAACCAGCTGTTTCGTCGTCAGATCCGTTATCGTTTTGTTCACCGTGTTTAGTGTAATGAATGATGATACTCCGTATGCCGCCAGAATAGGGACTCCGATATACAGCAGAATTTTTGTAAGCAGTGTCCCCTTGCTCTTGCCAATATTGCTGCTGTCTTTTACTTTTTTGCCGTTTTTTAGATTGAGGGTTTTTTCATTCATAGCAAGTCTCTCCTTTTTAGTAATTGGCATCCCCCTTGGACACCGGGCTCCTCCAAGTTGCCTTTCTCAGAAGAACCAATAAAGGTACCCGCTCTAACCCCCTTTTCAGAACGCATGTCCGCCATTTTTTTGAATAGACGAAGCAGCCCTTTCCGACACCCCTTGTGTAATTATAGATTAACTACCCTCAAAAAGATAGAGAAATCAGAATAATCAAAAATTTAACCAAAATTTAACACCGATTTCCTTTTTAGCAGCCTGTCTTTTGCAGTTCTCTGGCAATAACCCCCCTCGCCATATAGGAGCCCATAATGGAAGTCAGATCAAAAATCCGGTTTAAAAGGTCCATCTCCTTTTGATAGTCTTCCGTTGCGATTGACAAGATCATCTGGACTTTTAAATTTATATATTGGCTCAGCAGGAGATTCCACTGCCTGCTGTCCCAGAACAAATTGATGGTTCCCAGGAAGTTTGCAATGTGATCACCTGTCAGATACCAACCTCTTGTTGCTTGATCAACCATATCTTGGTTATTGGTTTTTATACCATCTACAACATGGGACCCTCTCGCCAGAAAGTCGGTAAACAGATTCGCATAGCGCTGCGAAACCTCTGCCCCGTAAAACATCTGAAACGAATCTTTAAATTCAACCGGCAGCTGGAAAAGCGCGTTCATCACAATTGGTTGATTGGAAAGTTCCAATAGGGAGGAATAAATGGAGCTTCTCATCAGCACTGCCAGCCTTGTCCATAGCCCCTGAAAAGTACTGTTGATATTCATCTGTTCAAAGCTGAAACAGAAATTATCCTGTACCGGCAAGGTTATCATCTCCTGGGTTTCGAAGTTCAAAAGTACCCCCCCTTCATTAAGCTCTGCATGATGCTTGTTTCCTATTGACATCCGATTCCTTCATTATATGAAAGAATTATCCAGACGTTCTATTTCCCGTAATGCTCAAAGAGGTTTCCTCTTTACAGCAAAGGCCTTTCTCCAAAGAACAACGTTGGCCGCTGCGGAAAGAAGGATTACCCCATAGATACCGCCTGACCCAAACCATGCAGAAATCAAGAAATAATGGGCACCTGCCAGCGCTCCAAGAATAAAGAGTGTTGGAATGGCAGCCAACGACCCCTTCTGACCACTGCCAAAGCCTTCTGAAAACGGCAATTTCTTTTCAAAAATATGAAAGCAAACAACGGAAAACAACATAATATTCAGGAAGATGCCAATCAGATTGGGAATGATTCCACTTCCCAGAAGCATGACAAAAATAATGCTTTCGAGGAAAAAAACCGGTAAAAAGAGTCTGACCAGGAGGGCCTTCATAGTGCCTTTGTAAATGGCACCCACATCCTTTACCGGAGCAGTTTTATAAATCCATGCAGCCCTATAGTTTGCTGAGCATTTCATCATTTGTATTACACTTGGCAAAAAAATTGCGCCAAAATACAGATGAAGGCAATAGTTTGGGCTCAAAGGAAGCGATGAAGAACCGTAAGCAATCTCGTTCATAATAAAGAGAAACGGAAAAACAATGGACAGGCCCAGAGAGGGATAAACCTGAAGTTTAAACTCTCTTTCGTTCCGCATCATATCCATTGCAAATCTGTAAAAAGTCCTTTCCTCACGGCTGAAACAAACCAGCCTCGCCATTTTTTCAGACAGCCTAAGGCGGCTCTTGCGTCTGCTTCCGCTGTAACTGGCAAGTTTTTGCAAATTTCTTTCAAAGACTGGCATAAGCCTGAGAAACATTAGAATTGAAATAATCGGCATCAAAAGAGCCAAAAGAGAAAATAACCCAAAATAGCCGTTCTTAGAACCGTTCAAAAGAATCTCAAAAGGTGCGCCAAACCATACAGGAACCACAAAACACTGCCACCATTTCGGTATGAATACAGCACTGAGTTCTGTAAATTGAAATAACCTTCCGATCAGCTGATATCCTATGGCAATCACAATAGCCAGCGCAATTTGAACATAGTTGATAATATCCTTTAGCTTCTCACCGTCAAATACCTTTAAAACCAGCAGATAAATCAATGCCGTAACGGCCACAATAAAAAGATCTGCCAGAATGATCTCACAGACAAAAACCAGCGCAAACAATATACCATGCCTGACCAGTGACACCAGGATGGGGATCCCCGCAAAAGCGACGGAAATAAAGCTCATATAAATAAGAACATGAACGGTTTTTGCCATACTGACAGTTTTCGCATCCACTGGTTTAGACAGCAGAACATTTTTATCCCTCAGATCCAGCAGTACCGAGGAGAAATCAGAAATCAGCGTGGACATAATCATAAACAGATAGATTCCAAACACGAGACTCATTTGGAAAATATAATGATCCCCCATGATGATAAAGGGGACGGTGATTGCCCCCATCAGCGTATAAACCCAAAGAGAGCTTAAGAAATGATTCTTTTCCTTGGTTGCCTCAGCCTCCTTGTTGTTATTTAAAACCGTTGGTATCCGTCTCCCGTCCATAATCAGTTTGATTTCCAGGATTTTTCTCATCAATATGTAGTCTGCACCCAGTATTTTAAAAAGGAACGCAACCCGATCCAGTAATTTTAATACCCGTAATTCTTTCATTTTATCCTACGCCCCCTGAACGACCGCAGTGAATTCTTCCGCAATAGACGCATGTTCCTTAAATCCGGTAAGCTGGTTGAAGATTTCCTCCAGACTCCCCTCCCGCAGCTGATTCTTCAGCTCATCAAAACTTCCATCGGCAGCCACAATGCCATCGTTCAAAAGAACAATCCTGTGGCTGATTTTTTCTACCACATCCATGATATGAGAAGAATAAAACACGGTTTTGCCCTGAGCCGCCAGGCGGGCCAGAATTTCTTTGACCACCAGCATACTGTTTGCGTCCAGGCCGCTTAGGGGCTCATCCAAGAACAGAATGTCCGGATTATGAAGCAGACTTGCGATGATCATTACCTTTTGCTTCATTCCTTTGGAGCATGCTGCGATTTTAGAATCAAACATGTCTTCGATGTCAAAGAGGCGCATCAGCTTCCGGGCCTTTATTTCTGTCGTTTCATACGCTAAGCCGTAAAGCGCTCCAATAAAGGTAAGATACTCTCTGGCGGTGAGAGTATCGTAAATTTCTGCGATTTCCGGTACGTATCCTATCCTGCGCTTGTATTCGATATCGCCCTCAGCAATATCCTTCCCCAGAATTTTTACGTTTCCAGTATATCCTGTGAGCAGGCCGAGCATGATTTTTACCGTGGTGCTCTTGCCTGCCCCGTTTGCCCCGATATATCCGATGATTTCCCCCGGATCAACGTCCAAATTGACACCCTTCAGTACCTCCTTGGCACCGAAATTCATTTTCAAATCCCTTATGGAAAGGACTCCACCTTCTCTACCAACCATAATGGTTCCCCCGTTTCCCTTTTTTGTTATAAGTAGAGCGGATACCCACTCTATGATCAGCTATATTGGTACGACGATCTATTTATTTCTTAAAAAAGTCTTTAAACTTATCTCCAAATAGATCGCCCAGGGTAGCAGACGATTCTTCTGTAACCAGCTCAACATCGTCGTGAACCTGTCCCTCTGCTTCCTTAATGCTGAGGCTCATCTTCTTATTTTCTTCATCTACTTTTAGGATCACCGCCTGCACAGCATCCCCAACTTTCAGAACATCGGAAGGTTTCCGAACACGATCGGAAGATATTTCTGAGATATGCACCAGTCCCTCAACCCCCTCTTCGACTTCAACGAAGGCACCGAAATCCAGAAGACGCACCACCTTGGCTTCAACGTAGTCTCCGACCTTGTAATAATCGGCAACGCCCTTCCATGGATCCTCATCAACATTTTTTAGCACTAGACTGATCTTTCCAGTTTTGTGTTCAATATTAGCCACATAGACGGTTACCTGATCGCCTTCTGAAACCACCTCTGAAGGATCATTGACCCTGTGCCATGCAAGGTCATCAAGATGAATCAGCCCTTCAGCACCGCCCAGATCGACAAAGGCACCAAATTTCATCAGCTTGGTTACTACACCCTGACGCATTTCACCAGCTTGCAGTTCCTTCATCAGCTGCTTTTTCTGCTGATCCCGTTCCGCGGACTCTACCGCTTTTCGAGAGAGAACCACCCGTTTTTTTTCTCTGTCAAAGTCCTCAACAACGACTTCGAGAGTTTTGCCTGCAAATGCAGAAAGATCCTCAACATACCGATAGGATAGGAGTGATGCAGGGATAAAGCAGCTCACATTCCGGTACGTTGCAGAAACCCCGCCTTTCACTGCCGCTGTCACCTTAGCCAGCAGCCTCTTCTTGCTCTTGAAGGCCTCTTCCAGGTCCTCCCAGCCGTCCAGCTCCTCAGCCTCTCTGTGGGTAAGAACCACGTTTCCTTCCGCATCATGGGGATCAAGTACGATGACAGGAATGACATCACCTTCTCGGTA
This genomic window from Clostridiales bacterium contains:
- a CDS encoding HAMP domain-containing protein, producing MPITKKERLAMNEKTLNLKNGKKVKDSSNIGKSKGTLLTKILLYIGVPILAAYGVSSFITLNTVNKTITDLTTKQLVSESEAAAKDIGGRFNEYLKITETMAQSSQLEDIVLELQPGMTADLAPSFKKAENSLSSVKAMEPDTIIEAWVADVDTNQLVLSSGYFSSPDWVAVKRPWFIQMAEANAPTMTSPYLDALTGKLVVTAVTPIYREGTNEIIGAAGLDFLLDGISETIASYQLGDTGYFILADSTGQIIYHPSKDYLNTNVKDADLSDNVKDAILGHQTGSIEYTDGNQEIHGYLSEVGNTGWTVTTALPNQEFHSTYHSLQSVTLGIIFAVLLIIGVMIVAVSRRIVTPIRQLAFIAHKLAVGDVDVETNRVNVMSDELDELAGAFAAMADNIREQSKAAERIAAGDLSVEIQARSEKDVLGFSMATVIDTLKNLIEEAGGLNAAAASGKLETRGDITRFSGGYREIISGINSTLDALIKPLKLSASYIERISTGDIPEKIEEDYRGDFNEIRNDINKCIEAIQALVEDAGGLASAAQEGRLQARADGSRHGGDFRRIVEGFNETLDSVINPLTITAGYIQQIGNGSIPEKITDTFQGDFNELKESINACIDGLDGLKESRDVLKKMSVNDYSVQVQGDYKGIFEEIASSVNGVSNRVKNSIRIINNVSIGNLEDLSELKAIGSRSDNDTLVPALVTMMRNIEALVEETGTLSEASVKGQLTVRGNTGRFQGEFEKIIDGINRTMDAVIEPINEAAAVLEQMSEGHLNVLMEGNYQGDYAKIKEALNATIGNLQVYIGEISHVLSQIGEGNLQLAIESEYKGNFVEIKNSLNGIISSLSEVLGNIGEAANQVNAGARQVSDGSQTLSQGSTEQASSVEELSASISEIASQTKQNAVNANLANELASEAKEFAEKGNAHMKEMLRSMEEINASSANISQIIKVIDDIAFQTNILALNAAVEAARAGLHGKGFAVVAEEVRNLAARSAKAVKETAELIDGSVAKAGAGTKIAKETAEALKGIVIKVGEAADLVSNIAGASNEQATGIAQINKGIEQVSMVIQNNSATAEESAAASEELSSQSEYLREMVGTFQIKGLASPAQNKQLSAPAHRKGTSASEAQFRQNSPTILLGGESDKY
- a CDS encoding ABC transporter ATP-binding protein — its product is MVGREGGVLSIRDLKMNFGAKEVLKGVNLDVDPGEIIGYIGANGAGKSTTVKIMLGLLTGYTGNVKILGKDIAEGDIEYKRRIGYVPEIAEIYDTLTAREYLTFIGALYGLAYETTEIKARKLMRLFDIEDMFDSKIAACSKGMKQKVMIIASLLHNPDILFLDEPLSGLDANSMLVVKEILARLAAQGKTVFYSSHIMDVVEKISHRIVLLNDGIVAADGSFDELKNQLREGSLEEIFNQLTGFKEHASIAEEFTAVVQGA
- a CDS encoding helix-turn-helix transcriptional regulator produces the protein MNMTNWYDGSCDVINAFTIISGRWKLPILWRLSFGKTRYNELKRQVCGITNIMLTRSLQELEHHGLVERIQYSEIPPHVEYGLTEQGKKLIPGLTALRDWAKEQAEFERTL
- the rpsA gene encoding 30S ribosomal protein S1, with protein sequence MEEKNTMMDFLDEIEKSMERIYKGDLLKGTVISVNEETVLVNINYISDGIIRREGMTEDFEYREGDVIPVIVLDPHDAEGNVVLTHREAEELDGWEDLEEAFKSKKRLLAKVTAAVKGGVSATYRNVSCFIPASLLSYRYVEDLSAFAGKTLEVVVEDFDREKKRVVLSRKAVESAERDQQKKQLMKELQAGEMRQGVVTKLMKFGAFVDLGGAEGLIHLDDLAWHRVNDPSEVVSEGDQVTVYVANIEHKTGKISLVLKNVDEDPWKGVADYYKVGDYVEAKVVRLLDFGAFVEVEEGVEGLVHISEISSDRVRKPSDVLKVGDAVQAVILKVDEENKKMSLSIKEAEGQVHDDVELVTEESSATLGDLFGDKFKDFFKK